A part of Terriglobus roseus genomic DNA contains:
- a CDS encoding AraC family transcriptional regulator: MRMGHRFSVDIDKYFTDRTRPVLALAGTYPASHRVRPHRHRRSQLFCPLTGMMIASTSQGTWAVPARRALWIPAGVRHELRAQGEVRMQSLYFEPDTLVPMPDHCQVVDVSPLMRSLMDEAVALPVRYSHEGRSGALIQLIQYEIGTLPELPLSLPLPTDKNLARLCRKFMQHPTAKDNIDDWAAALYLSRRTFTRIFRRETGLSFVAWRQQACVLASLPMLASGTSVTNTALDLGYENPAAFTTVFKRILNASPKEYLAH; this comes from the coding sequence ATGCGAATGGGCCACCGTTTCAGCGTCGACATCGATAAATACTTCACGGATCGCACACGCCCTGTGCTCGCTTTGGCTGGAACCTATCCCGCCTCGCATCGTGTTCGTCCGCATCGCCATCGTCGTAGCCAATTGTTCTGCCCGCTTACAGGAATGATGATTGCATCCACTTCACAGGGAACATGGGCTGTTCCAGCACGTCGCGCTTTATGGATTCCAGCAGGAGTACGGCACGAACTTCGCGCACAGGGTGAAGTAAGAATGCAAAGCCTCTACTTCGAACCGGACACGCTGGTGCCCATGCCCGATCACTGCCAGGTGGTCGATGTGTCACCGCTGATGCGCAGTCTCATGGATGAAGCTGTAGCATTGCCCGTTCGTTACAGTCATGAAGGTCGCTCCGGCGCACTGATCCAGTTAATTCAATACGAAATTGGAACGCTGCCAGAACTACCGCTTTCACTTCCGTTGCCAACGGACAAGAACCTCGCGCGCCTCTGCCGCAAATTCATGCAACACCCCACGGCGAAAGACAACATTGATGATTGGGCGGCAGCCCTCTATCTCAGCCGTCGCACCTTCACTCGCATCTTCCGACGCGAAACAGGTCTAAGCTTCGTTGCATGGCGACAGCAGGCATGCGTTCTTGCATCGCTGCCAATGCTCGCATCAGGTACATCCGTAACCAATACGGCGTTAGACCTTGGCTATGAAAACCCCGCAGCGTTTACGACTGTCTTCAAGCGAATACTGAACGCATCGCCGAAGGAATACCTCGCGCATTAA
- a CDS encoding MFS transporter, producing MSQNSKESTTAYRVLGAASLCHMLNDMLQSLFVAAYPLFKGNFNLSFGQIGTLTLVFQITASLLQPFVGFYTDRKPKPYSLPFGMAISMSGLLVLAFATNYGMLLLGGALLGIGSSIFHPESSRLARLASGGAHGMAQSVFQVGGNFGSSLGPLLIAFVVLPRGQKSMAWFTLAALFGIILLTGLGHWYKLHGRAIQKKHSTATTLTLSRKKVGGALAVLVVLTLSKYFYLASITSYYVFYLMQHFHLVQKDAQFYLFLFLAAVAAGTVIGGPVGDRIGRKKVIWISILGVLPMTLLLPYVTLPVTVVLSVLIGLVLASAFSAILVYSQELMPGRVGMVSGLFFGLAFGLGGLGAALLGKLADHTSIDYVYKVCSFLPALGLLTGFLPDTSKKHDGGSAEAIALMNTEKQSA from the coding sequence ATGAGCCAGAACTCAAAGGAATCCACCACTGCGTATCGCGTGTTAGGCGCAGCAAGCCTGTGCCACATGCTGAATGACATGCTGCAATCGCTTTTTGTTGCAGCCTATCCGCTGTTCAAAGGGAACTTCAATCTTTCCTTCGGACAGATTGGCACGCTGACGCTGGTGTTTCAGATCACCGCTTCGTTGCTGCAACCCTTTGTGGGCTTCTACACGGATCGCAAGCCGAAACCGTATTCCCTGCCCTTTGGCATGGCGATTTCCATGAGCGGTTTGCTGGTACTTGCATTTGCGACGAACTATGGCATGTTGCTGCTGGGTGGTGCGCTGCTCGGTATTGGTTCGTCCATCTTTCATCCGGAGTCGTCGCGATTGGCGCGACTGGCATCGGGTGGTGCGCACGGCATGGCGCAGTCGGTTTTCCAGGTGGGTGGCAACTTCGGATCGTCGCTTGGACCACTGTTGATTGCTTTTGTCGTGTTGCCGCGCGGGCAAAAGAGCATGGCATGGTTCACGCTGGCGGCGCTGTTCGGCATCATTCTGCTGACAGGCTTAGGGCACTGGTACAAGCTGCACGGACGCGCAATTCAGAAGAAGCATTCCACTGCAACGACGTTAACGTTGAGCCGGAAGAAGGTGGGCGGTGCGCTTGCTGTGCTGGTTGTGCTGACGCTTTCGAAGTACTTCTATCTGGCCAGCATTACGAGCTACTACGTCTTCTACCTGATGCAGCATTTTCATCTGGTGCAGAAGGATGCGCAGTTCTACCTGTTCCTGTTCCTTGCTGCAGTGGCCGCAGGCACGGTGATTGGTGGACCAGTGGGTGACCGCATTGGACGCAAGAAGGTTATCTGGATTTCGATTCTTGGCGTGCTGCCAATGACGCTGCTGTTGCCTTACGTCACATTGCCGGTCACCGTTGTTCTCAGTGTTCTGATTGGACTGGTGTTGGCTTCAGCGTTCTCTGCCATCCTCGTCTACTCACAGGAGCTGATGCCAGGACGCGTTGGCATGGTGTCAGGGTTGTTCTTCGGACTGGCCTTTGGATTGGGTGGCTTGGGCGCTGCGCTGCTGGGCAAGCTGGCTGATCATACGAGCATCGACTACGTATATAAGGTGTGCTCATTCCTGCCAGCGCTCGGATTGCTTACCGGGTTCCTGCCCGATACGAGCAAGAAACACGATGGGGGATCGGCAGAGGCGATTGCTCTGATGAATACCGAAAAACAATCGGCCTGA
- a CDS encoding alpha/beta hydrolase produces the protein MIRWCMFILLATLNLSVAAQTWDPPIGHRVTYKTVDGRDLGMWIVEPKDLGAKDYAAKRPAVLLVHGGGWTNGAAGVHNEQAKAIAQHGAVAILLQYRLLPPNPHEEPRICVEDTKSAMRWLRAHAAELHLDPNKIAAGGSSAGGYNAAYAAVGSGWDDPHDDLRISARPDALVLLNPALDIHYSAAMFHNDQKLSPMSYINKDVPPTLILSGSKDEVIHADLLRDYAQKLNAAGARCDLHIYPDQVHTFYRNEPYLSETNAQIIAFLHSLGFVAP, from the coding sequence ATGATTCGCTGGTGCATGTTTATTCTGCTTGCCACTCTGAACCTCTCTGTCGCAGCGCAGACATGGGACCCACCCATCGGCCATCGCGTCACATATAAGACTGTCGATGGACGCGACCTCGGCATGTGGATCGTTGAGCCGAAAGACCTGGGTGCGAAGGACTACGCGGCGAAGCGGCCTGCTGTCCTGCTGGTGCACGGCGGAGGCTGGACCAACGGCGCTGCAGGTGTACACAACGAACAAGCAAAGGCCATCGCGCAACATGGCGCGGTAGCGATCCTGTTGCAATATCGTTTGCTGCCACCGAACCCGCATGAAGAGCCGCGCATCTGCGTGGAAGATACCAAGAGCGCCATGCGCTGGCTTCGCGCACATGCCGCTGAACTTCATCTTGATCCAAACAAGATCGCAGCAGGCGGCAGCTCCGCAGGCGGTTACAACGCTGCCTATGCTGCAGTTGGGTCGGGCTGGGATGACCCCCACGATGACCTTCGTATCTCTGCGCGACCGGATGCGCTGGTGTTGTTAAACCCCGCGCTGGACATTCACTACTCCGCTGCAATGTTTCATAACGATCAGAAGCTTTCGCCCATGAGTTACATCAACAAAGACGTACCGCCAACGCTCATCCTCAGCGGCAGCAAGGATGAAGTGATCCATGCCGACCTGCTGCGTGACTACGCGCAGAAATTAAACGCTGCAGGCGCACGGTGTGATCTACACATCTATCCCGATCAGGTCCACACGTTCTATCGCAACGAGCCGTACCTCTCGGAAACCAACGCGCAGATCATAGCGTTCCTGCATTCGTTGGGATTCGTCGCTCCCTGA
- a CDS encoding DUF1801 domain-containing protein: protein MMRTELFRLNGTVEHDPAIDRWLQERGELGAIARQWFEVMRKCGDEVREVLHDGCPVACVGDVPFCYVNVFKSHVNVGFYQGSSLPDREGLLQGAGKFMRHVKLQPGVDVDASSLRKLIERAYSDAKELVERG, encoded by the coding sequence ATGATGAGGACAGAATTGTTCCGTCTGAACGGAACGGTTGAGCACGATCCTGCGATCGACCGTTGGCTACAGGAACGAGGTGAGCTCGGTGCCATCGCAAGGCAGTGGTTTGAAGTCATGCGAAAGTGCGGCGATGAAGTCAGAGAGGTTCTTCATGATGGTTGCCCGGTGGCGTGTGTGGGTGACGTTCCTTTCTGCTATGTGAATGTCTTCAAGTCCCACGTGAATGTGGGGTTTTATCAGGGCTCGTCGCTGCCCGATCGCGAGGGCTTGTTACAAGGTGCGGGAAAGTTCATGCGACATGTAAAGCTGCAACCCGGAGTGGACGTCGATGCCTCGTCACTGCGAAAGCTGATCGAACGAGCGTATTCCGACGCGAAGGAACTTGTAGAACGCGGATAG
- a CDS encoding YciI family protein — MPQYFVAGYLPDDFDPSTMDPSVGPAIHALNKEMLAAGVRKFACGLGATKSLQKPTDGQVVVTDGPYLEAKEHIGGFWILECADMDEAVAWARKGVAVTGGRVEVREIFFVPAED, encoded by the coding sequence ATGCCACAGTATTTTGTTGCTGGATACCTTCCCGATGACTTCGATCCGTCCACGATGGATCCATCCGTTGGCCCCGCGATCCATGCGCTCAACAAGGAGATGCTGGCTGCGGGTGTCAGAAAATTTGCCTGCGGTCTTGGGGCTACGAAATCGCTACAGAAGCCAACTGACGGCCAGGTAGTAGTCACCGACGGACCATATCTGGAAGCCAAGGAACACATTGGCGGTTTCTGGATTCTGGAATGCGCTGACATGGACGAGGCCGTGGCATGGGCGCGCAAGGGTGTCGCCGTTACGGGAGGACGCGTCGAGGTACGGGAGATCTTCTTCGTTCCCGCGGAGGATTAA